A genomic segment from Saimiri boliviensis isolate mSaiBol1 chromosome 14, mSaiBol1.pri, whole genome shotgun sequence encodes:
- the GPR25 gene encoding putative G-protein coupled receptor 25 encodes MASTEPWSPSPGSTPWDYSGFDDLEELELCPAGDLPYGYVYIPALYLAAFAVGLLGNALVVWLLAGRRGPRRLVDTFVLHLAAADLGFVLTLPLWAAAVALGGRWPFGEGLCKLSSFALAGTRCAGALLLAGMSVDRYLAVVKLLEARPLRTPRCALASCCGVWAVALLAGLPSLFYRGLQPLPGGRGSQCGEEPSHAFQGLSLLLLLLTFVLPLAVTLFCYCRISRRLRRPPHVGRARRNSLRIIFAIESAFVGSWLPFSALRAVFHLARLGALPLPCPLLLALRWGLTVATCLAFVNSCANPLIYLLLDRSFRARARDEACGRTGLLARRNSSASSLSRDDGSVFWGRAQAANTASASW; translated from the coding sequence ATGGCCTCCACCGAGCCCTGGAGCCCCAGCCCGGGGTCCACGCCCTGGGACTACTCAGGGTTCGATGACCTGGAGGAGCTGGAGCTGTGTCCGGCCGGGGACCTGCCCTACGGCTACGTCTACATCCCCGCGCTCTACCTGGCCGCCTTCGCCGTGGGCCTGCTGGGCAACGCCTTGGTGGTGTGGCTGCTGGCCGGGCGGCGCGGCCCGCGGCGGCTGGTGGACACCTTCGTGCTGCACCTGGCGGCCGCGGACCTGGGCTTCGTGCTCACGCTGCCACTGTGGGCCGCGGCGGTGGCGCTCGGCGGCCGCTGGCCGTTCGGCGAGGGCCTCTGCAAGCTCAGCAGCTTCGCGCTGGCGGGCACGCGCTGTGCGGGCGCGCTGCTGCTGGCGGGCATGAGCGTGGACCGCTACCTGGCCGTGGTGAAGCTGCTCGAGGCGCGGCCGCTGCGCACCCCGCGCTGCGCGCTGGCCTCGTGCTGCGGCGTCTGGGCCGTGGCGCTGCTGGCCGGCCTGCCCTCCCTGTTCTACCGGGGGCTGCAGCCGCTGCCCGGGGGCCGGGGCAGCCAGTGCGGGGAGGAGCCCTCCCACGCCTTCCAGGGCCtcagcctgctgctgctgctgctcaccTTCGTGCTGCCCCTGGCCGTCACCCTCTTCTGCTACTGCCGCATCTCGCGCCGCCTGCGCCGGCCGCCGCACGTGGGGCGCGCCCGGAGGAACTCGCTGCGCATCATCTTCGCCATCGAGAGCGCGTTCGTGGGCTCCTGGCTGCCCTTCAGCGCCCTGCGGGCCGTCTTCCACCTGGCGCGGCTAGGGGCGCTGCCGCTGCCGTGTCCCCTGCTGCTGGCGCTGCGCTGGGGCCTCACGGTCGCCACCTGCCTGGCCTTCGTCAACAGCTGCGCCAACCCGCTCATCTACCTCCTGCTGGACCGCTCCTTCCGAGCCCGGGCGCGGGACGAGGCCTGCGGGCGCACCGGCCTCCTGGCGCGAAGGAACAGCTCGGCCTCCTCGCTCTCCAGGGACGACGGTTCCGTGTTCTGGGGCCGGGCCCAGGCAGCGAACACTGCTTCGGCCTCCTGGTAG